In Octopus bimaculoides isolate UCB-OBI-ISO-001 chromosome 14, ASM119413v2, whole genome shotgun sequence, the following are encoded in one genomic region:
- the LOC106870077 gene encoding zinc finger protein ZFP2, with product MYPVQPMYTPGNQFNFEVHGQSYYPNSHVKYHDKSLPMEKPFSYDFFTKNLSSRVTSNNSSSHLHHQDNSNNNSNNNNSSNNNNNNSNNLHQCNSRGERLSTEDKQYYCGFCKKFFAQRSQLEAHEMTHLEKTFSTSFFSRAFPLQHSSDFKNFDQVTMDRSFGLTSNFDNEADHNNNPNSMFSSRSAFPFYSSHSHLHSQGIPKDTKDIDLSRSHCDNTAGAASVGLTSADKLFNCDICGKAFAQRTNLANHRRIHTGERPFTCLECGKSFSQQGNLKIHARTHSGEKPFNCETCGKSFSQRTNLDNHRRVHSGDLFNCRFCSKAFSLQINLRNHERVHTGEKPFKCTYCPKMFSQQGNLRTHLRTHTGEKPYHCDTCGKSFCQKINLDNHRRIHTGDLFKCSFCSKAFYQQINLRNHERIHTGQKPYHCAYCDRTFCQQTEWKNHERVHTGEKPFVCAVCGKAFSQQGNLKIHLRTHTGEKPYSCMDCGKAFCQKINLDNHRRTHTGELFKCTMCSKAFTLQISLKNHERVHTGEKPFICTVCQKAFSQQGNLKTHMRKHTGEKPFSCNVCGKAFSQRGNLNHHRRTHTAAELTAKFSLTSPAAAAVALNKPNDRSNNNNDNNNNNNNNNGSSTPIKSSVGSPPLTPAALTSPYPNRDNKLFQRNIGGLKSSLDLSSIGGSPDPDGPLHNSSLIDGSISSGTGILKDRLRDPQALSASARLQASAMTSSWMTSPYLQDMPQSWENNYLWSRSFAMPPMTTSYWPNVPAPLPCGSMKQGRQSPWTSIQGMHTSQKCAIDAQNHCMK from the coding sequence ATGTATCCAGTGCAGCCGATGTACACTCCAGGGAACCAGTTCAATTTCGAGGTGCATGGTCAGTCCTATTACCCCAACAGCCATGTGAAATACCATGACAAGTCTCTTCCTATGGAGAAACCGTTCAGCTATGATTTCTTTACAAAAAACCTCTCAAGCCGTGTCACATCGAACAACAGCAGTAGTCACCTCCATCACCaagacaacagcaataacaatagcaacaacaacaacagtagtaacaacaacaataataacagcaacaatcttCATCAATGCAACAGCCGGGGTGAACGACTCTCTACAGAAGACAAGCAGTATTACTGCGGCTTCTGTAAAAAGTTTTTCGCCCAAAGGAGCCAACTGGAAGCTCATGAGATGACACACTTAGAGAAGACATTCAGTACTTCATTCTTCAGTCGAGCTTTTCCACTTCAACATTCTTCTGACTTCAAGAACTTTGATCAAGTAACAATGGATCGTTCTTTTGGCCTCACCAGTAACTTTGACAATGAGGCTGACCACAATAACAATCCAAACTCCATGTTCTCCAGTCGTTCCGCATTTCCGTTTTATTCTTCTCATTCTCATCTTCACAGCCAAGGCATCCCAAAAGATACAAAGGACATAGACCTTAGTCGTTCACATTGTGACAATACGGCAGGAGCAGCTTCAGTAGGGTTGACGTCAGCTGATAAATTATtcaattgtgatatttgtggaaaGGCATTTGCACAGCGGACCAATCTGGCAAACCACCGACGGATCCATACGGGTGAAAGGCCTTTTACTTGTTTGGAGTGTGGAAAATCTTTTAGCCAACAAGGGAACTTGAAGATACATGCACGAACACATTCCGGAGAGAAACCTTTCAACTGTGAAACCTGTGGTAAATCTTTTAGCCAGAGAACTAACCTCGACAACCATCGGCGTGTCCATTCTGGAGACTTGTTCAACTGTCGCTTCTGCTCGAAAGCGTTTTCTCTGCAAATTAATCTCCGCAACCATGAACGGGTCCACACTGGCGAGAAGCCCTTTAAATGTACTTACTGTCCGAAAATGTTTAGCCAACAAGGAAATCTGAGAACTCATTTAAGAACTCATACCGGGGAAAAACCCTATCACTGCGACACTTGTGGTAAGTCGTTTtgtcaaaaaataaatttagataatCACCGTCGTATTCACACTGGAGATCTGTTTAAGTGTTCGTTTTGCTCAAAAGCTTTCTACCAGCAAATAAATCTACGTAACCATGAACGCATTCACACAGGCCAAAAGCCGTACCACTGTGCATATTGTGACCGCACTTTCTGCCAACAGACAGAATGGAAAAACCACGAACGAGtgcatacaggagaaaaaccatttgtTTGTGCAGTTTGCGGAAAAGCATTTAGTCAACAGGGCAATCTGAAAATTCATTTGAGAacccacactggagagaaaccttacAGTTGTATGGACTGTGGGAAGGCATTTTGCCAAAAAATCAACCTTGACAACCATCGACGAACTCACACGGGAGAGCTGTTCAAATGCACAATGTGCTCAAAAGCATTCACTTTACAGATCAGTTTGAAGAACCACGAACGGGTGCACACCGGAGAGAAACCATTCATCTGCACAGTGTGCCAGAAGGCATTTAGTCAACAGGGAAATCTCAAGACGCACATGCGCAAACATACGGGTGAGAAGCCTTTTTCATGCAACGTATGCGGAAAGGCATTTTCCCAGAGGGGAAACCTCAATCATCACCGGAGAACACACACAGCAGCGGAATTAACAGCAAAGTTCTCGTTAACCTCCCCAGCAGCTGCTGCAGTTGCACTGAACAAACCAAATGatagaagtaacaacaacaacgataataataataataacaataataataatggcagtagTACACCAATTAAATCTTCAGTTGGGTCACCACCATTGACACCAGCCGCACTAACATCACCATATCCAAACAGGGACAATAAACTCTTTCAAAGGAATATTGGGGGTTTGAAATCAAGTCTTGACCTCAGTAGTATTGGTGGCAGCCCCGATCCTGATGGCCCTCTCCATAATTCATCACTGATTGATGGGTCCATCAGCTCAGGGACTGGAATATTAAAAGACCGTCTAAGGGACCCACAGGCCCTCAGTGCCTCGGCACGTCTACAAGCTTCTGCAATGACGTCATCGTGGATGACTTCCCCTTACCTACAAGATATGCCACAAAGCTGGGAAAATAATTACCTGTGGTCGCGAAGTTTCGCCATGCCGCCCATGACAACCTCTTACTGGCCGAATGTACCGGCCCCGTTGCCATGCGGAAGTATGAAGCAAGGCAGGCAAAGTCCTTGGACCAGCATTCAGGGAATGCACACTTCCCAAAAATGTGCAATCGATGCACAAAACCACTGCATGAAGTGA
- the LOC128249426 gene encoding zinc finger protein 883-like: protein MYSDQPIYPTMVPPPNYHTCGLHLQDNNDNSNNNNNNNNSNNNNSNIPGSSDDTSETREGSSLNNRKSVVMEQPVYYNHKHGEKPYKCNTCRKAFSRRADLNNHEVAFAGGKHFSCAYCCKAFCQRAHLKSHERIHTGEKPFQCESCPKSFSQKIHLKVHERVHSGEKPYRCHMCCKAFAQRDHLSNHQRVHTGEKPFSCTFCLKAFSQRAHLRNHERVHTGEKAFSCYICNKTFSQRTYLRNHERIHTGEKPFNCDVCFKSFSQKAHLNTHERIHTGEKPFKCHVCKKAFSQRDHLNNHQRTHTGEKPFTCVYCHKSFSQRAHLNTHERTHTGEKIPSPCCQPAPATTCLVHSCKATSPIVPTCCSAHKVTPKRNNEPKIQNRHQNFCNHHHHHHHYHHHHHHAESQESGEKPFAANQETNRKTYTPRAGSTKNTSHCEHSSSQPVETPPAAAAQQQPPPLAPPPPTQQQQQQQQQQQQQQQQQQQQQQQQQQQQQQQQQQQHPTPAPSSTPHASQ, encoded by the coding sequence ATGTATTCCGACCAACCCATATATCCTACAATGGTGCCACCACCAAACTATCATACTTGTGGTCTACATCTGcaagacaacaatgacaacagcaacaacaacaacaacaacaataacagtaataacaataacagcaacattccTGGTAGCAGCGATGACACAAGTGAAACGAGGGAAGGTTCGAGCTTAAATAATCGTAAGTCCGTGGTGATGGAGCAGCCGGTTTATTATAATCACAAACACGGGGAGAAGCCATACAAGTGCAACACTTGTCGCAAGGCTTTCTCAAGACGAGCAGATCTGAACAATCATGAAGTAGCATTTGCTGGTGGCAAACACTTTAGTTGTGCGTactgctgcaaagcattttgtcaacGAGCCCACTTGAAGAGCCATGAAcgcatccatacaggagagaaaccattccagtGTGAGTCTTGTCCAAAATCTTTCAGCCAAAAGATTCACCTGAAAGTCCACGAGAGGGTCCACTCTGGAGAAAAACCCTATCGATGTCACATGTGTTGTAAAGCGTTTGCTCAAAGGGACCACTTGAGTAACCATCAACGTGTCCACACGGGAGAGAAACCCTTCAGCTGCACGTTCTGTTTGAAAGCTTTCAGTCAGCGTGCACATCTAAGGAATCATGAAAGGGTCCACACAGGGGAGAAAGCATTCAGCTGTTACATCTGTAACAAAACTTTTAGTCAGAGAACTTACCTGCGTAACCATGAGCGGATTcacacaggggagaaaccattcAACTGTGACGTGTGCTTTAAGTCGTTTAGCCAGAAAGCCCACCTCAACACTCATGAACGCATTCACACCGGCGAAAAACCATTCAAATGTCATGTGTGTAAGAAAGCATTTAGTCAGCGCGACCATTTGAACAATCACCAAAGAACTCATACCGGAGAGAAGCCATTCACTTGTGTGTATTGTCACAAATCATTTAGCCAAAGAGCTCACCTGAACACTCATGAACGAACCCATACAGGTGAGAAGATTCCATCACCATGTTGTCAGCCGGCTCCAGCTACAACCTGTTTAGTCCATAGCTGCAAAGCCACCTCGCCAATTGTTCCAACCTGCTGCTCTGCACACAAAGTCACCCCCAAACGAAACAATGAACCAAAGATTCAAAACCGACATCAAAACTtctgtaaccaccaccaccaccatcaccattaccatcaccaccaccatcacgctGAGTCACAGGAATCTGGAGAGAAGCCATTCGCAGCCAACCAGGAGACCAACAGGAAGACCTACACTCCTCGAGCAGGTTCCACAAAGAACACCAGCCATTGTGAGCATTCTTCATCTCAGCCGGTAGAGACACCCCCTGCGGCAGCAGCCCAGCAACAACCACCACCCCTAGCACCGCCGCCaccaacacagcaacaacaacagcagcagcagcagcaacaacaacaacaacagcagcagcagcaacaacagcagcagcagcagcagcaacaacaacaacagcaacaacagcaacacccaACCCCTGCACCATCTTCCACCCCACATGCTTCACAG
- the LOC106870106 gene encoding zinc finger protein 260 — protein sequence MKKTPMCNLCGKVFSRRDNLERHLNNHQGEKLFFCEYCGKSFLRKSYLKLHHRIHSGERPFQCGVCGRTFTRDDHLLRHYRSHQGYKPYTCDVCGKALSRRDHLAVHRRIHTGERPFKCDLCNCEFTRSDHLLQHKRLNMCEQASSCVTMETSMPAKVSEIAPEEQYQEGAQVDNSNNKHHNKNTNNNNNNNNNSSSAGGGGGGGSNSNNSSSSNSSSGNSNSTSKCNNSSVDGKSVQSQQNQMSEVATSNNTAIIAAPAPTTAAVALVTNDLAAALLPNTTKLYSIPCNGNTTPGLLADSASSGSVATQIYQATTGVPSTINPITHIFPTIQLSPATTQLFPTIQMYPSAHINLQQHTAAVNQKLHISGSHLNHNK from the coding sequence ATGAAGAAGACTCCGATGTGTAATCTCTGCGGTAAAGTGTTTTCCCGTCGCGACAACCTCGAACGTCATTTAAACAACCACCAGGGGGAGAAGTTGTTCTTTTGTGAATACTGTGGCAAGTCGTTCTTGCGCAAGTCTTACCTCAAACTTCATCATCGCATCCATTCAGGGGAGCGTCCGTTccagtgtggtgtgtgtggaCGTACCTTCACAAGAGACGACCATTTGCTACGGCATTACAGGTCACATCAAGGCTACAAACCGTACACATGCGACGTGTGTGGCAAAGCGTTGTCACGGCGTGACCACCTTGCTGTGCATCGGCGCATCCACACTGGCGAGCGGCCGTTCAAGTGTGACCTGTGCAACTGTGAGTTCACACGCAGTGATCACCTGTTGCAACATAAGAGACTGAACATGTGCGAACAAGCGTCGTCATGTGTTACCATGGAGACAAGTATGCCTGCCAAAGTATCTGAGATTGCCCCGGAGGAACAATACCAAGAGGGAGCTCAGgtggacaacagcaacaacaaacatcataacaaaaacactaataataacaacaacaacaacaataatagtagtagtgctggtggtggtggtggtggtggtagtaatagtaataatagtagtagtagtaatagcagcagtggTAACAGCAACTCAACATCGAAATGTAATAATAGCAGTGTTGATGGTAAAAGTGTCCAGTCACAACAGAACCAAATGTCTGAAGTGGCCACCTCTAACAACACAGCGATCATTGCAGCTCCTGCACCTACCACTGCAGCTGTTGCGCTCGTCACCAATGACCTCGCTGCTGCACTGCTACCAAACACCACTAAACTCTACTCAATCCCATGCAATGGCAACACAACGCCAGGTCTTCTAGCGGACAGTGCTAGCTCAGGCAGTGTGGCCACCCAAATCTACCAGGCAACAACCGGTGTCCCCAGCACCATTAACCCCATCACCCATATCTTCCCCACCATCCAGTTATCTCCTGCAACCACACAGTTATTCCCTACCATCCAGATGTATCCCAGTGCGCACATCAACTTGCAGCAGCACACAGCTGCAGTGAACCAGAAGCTCCATATTTCTGGATCACATCTCAACCACAACAAATGA